The genomic interval CCAGCTGCTTCTCTGCAGGATTAATACTCCTGGAAATTTAAAGTAACACTAACTTTGAAagggaaaaatatatattagtttTGCGGCCTTGATAAAGCTTAGTGTTCTGGATGTTTCTAATGACCTAGTATAAAGGGATTTTCTAAAGACACTGAAAACCGTAtctatttgtttttgttgtttactcTTTGTACCTCTTGTCTACTCTATTAGCAACTAAGAACAAGAACTCTATCCTGCCATTTCTGTATTTTCGAACCAGCAGGCTGGTTCATTTGAACCTCTTTTCTTTTGGCAGGATTTTTTCCCTCTCAACCTTgatgtaaaatgtaataatgacCAGCTGTGATTATTGTTCTCTTTcttcttctctctctttctctaacAAAGACGTttataatgttaatgtttttagTCATAATTGACTGTATTCTGTGATCTTTCTAATctagaagtgtgtgtgtgtgcgtgcgtgcatgtgtgtactTGATCTATTTAAGAAGCTGTTGCAGGGAGCTGACTGGGATCTATATGCAAAAGTTAATGTTAGCGAGACGGATGAtgtcatttattataaatttcAGTAATCTGGATCCcttgttttctttaaaaatgaGGTAGTTCAGTTGACACATGTTCATTCATGTAAATCATTATActgttttttgtcattttaaaggaAAGAATTAAAAAGACCAAATAGAATCCAGCTAAACATATACATTTATGAACTACACTGAGTGGCACAGGCTCCAGGATACTgaaaactttatatatatatatatatatatatatatatatatatatatatatatatatatatatatatatatatatatatatatatatatatatatatatatatatatataaataaatatatatatatatatatatatgtaacatACACTACAACGGCACTTAAATACTGAAGACTAACTAATGTCACTCACACAATCTCCAAAATGTTGATCTACATTTCTACTTTATCATAAAGAATGAAAGCTATGCACTTACAGAAAGCATTTTATGATAACATCAATATTCTAAAGGAATGAAAATAGTGAAAATAactaaaggaatagttcaccctaaaatgaaagaCTGTCTGTATTTACTCTCCCTTAACctgttccaaacctatatgagtttcttctgttgaacacaaatgaaaatatattttaaagaatgctggtaaccagacagttgatggtTGGACAGTTGAGCAATTGATTTCCATAGTAGGAaagaaaatactatggaagtcaatggggaccatcaactgtttggttactgacattcatttgaatatatttgtttgtgtttaacagaagaaagaaacttgtACAGGTTAAAGGAGAGTAAATTATGATatattttagggtgaactattcctttcataacagcaacattaataagaaaaattatattctggagatttcttcaaaaatatataacatattaATTTACCACTAAAGTACTATGGaaatgaatttatttttctgaatgtgacaaatatttatattttaagatCACACATAAGCAATGATGTGTTGCTCCAAAGTTTTCTTGGTCTCATGTTTGGTTTTATGCATGGAGAGAATACTTTCTAACAAGGGACCAGAACTATATTTCTACACTCAAATGTGAATGTTGCTTTCTTTAATGTAACTGTCAGGTAAGGTTGTctatatgtattatttttgggaaataaatataatgttggatatctttgtttgtgtgacttatttaaCAGCATCGAGCTATTATGAATGATGTATGATgttaattgtgtattttttgtcTCATTACCAGCACAAATAATGTGTCCAAATGGACGAAAATGAACAGTTTAATTTGCTAGTAAATTGAAGCTTAAACTAAATATGTCTCCAAACTGTCCCATTTAGCTTATTCTTTGAATTAGAGTAAATTCATTTAGTTTCTCTAACATTTAGTTCATTTGGCATCAATTAGCTCATCAAATAACGAGTTACAACTTATCCTGTGTTATAACAATACCTCTCTCTgccacaaaatatatttaaataaataaaaaaattaatgtacaTACGGCTTGAGAGACGCTTTTCTAGCACTGGCTCTAAGCTTCTTACCAGTAATAATTTGTCTTTGAGCGTCCCCGTGTGGTAATgtgtaacaataaaaaaaaataccaccgtgagatgtaaaaaaaaaaaaaacatttccctaGCACGACTTCCGGTGTTAGTCGGAACTCGGAAGTAGATTTCATAAAAGTTGGTCGCATGCGGAAGTGGTACGTCCATAATGGTAAGATGAACTGAAAAGGGGTTTAAGTGTGATGTCTGTCGTTTTCATTTGTAATAACATAACTCTTTATAGTCCGCGGTGTTGTTTCTAGTTGTTAACTGTCTAGCCTTCTACTGGGATGAATAAACTACAAGGTTCACACTGTTCGTAGCATGTCAACACAATTCACTAATACAAAAATAGTTATTTGTTCGTTTTCTTGTTCAACTTCAATATTTTCTATTTGTTCACTGCTTTATGACAGCTGCTGAATGCATAATGTGCCCTGCCGCAGATATTCTTACAGTAGATATACACTTAATAAACACCATAAATGTGTATAGAGACGTCATAACATTCTATTGAGATTTTCCAATGGGTTTGtagtttttccttttcttttttatgagTGAAATACGGCCCGTGGACGGTCAACATAATTTGACGATACTTGAAAGTTTGAAGCCaagtctttttgttttgttttttaaattaaaccaaCTAAATAAAAACGTATGGTGTGGGCAGTGTACGTTTAAGTATAGTCAAGTTGTATTTACTAGAGTCGGACCTTATTTTACTTATGAGTCTTCCGTGTTTTAACATCATCCCTACaccactctttttttttaaatatatatatcaacatttAATAATGAGacttattaaatgtaatttgaAGAACTATTTATTTACAGGCAACTGGAGCAGATCAGGCTGTTGGCTTTGGACTTGTTGGCTTTAGTCTGTTACTGTTCACATATTACACTATTTGGGTCATAGTCTtggtaagtgttttttttagacACCCATGTTTCATATgctactgaaaaaaatattcaagTGATCAAAAATTGATGCAGTCTCTTCTGCCCATGTTCCAGCCTTTCGTAGACAGTGACCATGTGATCCACAGCTATTTTCTTCCACGAGAATATTCAGTCATACTTCCTGGTGTCGCAGCATTAATACTCTTACTATTTGTTGGTAAGTAAAGCAAACAATATTACACGGTAACAAAAACACCACAATATCTACTGTTATTCATCAAATTGAATAGTACAACCATGTTAATTCATGCTGGACAAGGGAGCAAATGAGACTGAACCACAAAATCTTTACTAGATTGCTAGAAAAtgacaaatgtaaatgttggATTCACCTAATAAtctgaaaagtgtgtgtgtgtgtgtgtgtgtgtgtgtgtgtgtgtgtgtgtgtgtgtgtgtgtgtgtgtgtgtgtgtgacctgatTGCACCGCTTCAAATTTAAAttcaaaatgtctttattttctGCTGCTCTCCCTTTCTCAGTTTACACTAGTGATCAAATTtacctttattttttcaggtaccTTCATAGGGATTGTAACATGGAAGAATCGAAAGCCTAAGAAATTGGATTAAGACTCTTCAGGCTGATTCATCTCGTCAAAAGAACAAACTGTGTTGATTTCACTCATGTACAACTTCCTCTACACAGCCATGTGAAGCTGCACTCCTGAATTTCAGTCATGTTCAGgtggttgtttaaaaaaaatagagtAGCCAAAGCAGTACTGAACATTTAGTTAAATGGTAGTCTAATTGACCTTTGTACATGACGTGTCCACAACACTTAAGAATTAAGAGCACACTAGTTGTGGAGAATTCTGTCCATTGTCAGGAAGATAAAGGCAAATAATACATGAGATCATAATTTCACCACCTAAGACATAGGTAAGATATGCGTGTATTTTGTATCTGGGTGGCATCTAAATGGAATATGGGATCGTTTTAAATCATGCTTTAAGATGAGGATTGTTTGAACTGTTCTCttatgttgtaaataaacatgtataAGGTAGAGTGCTTGCTTCTAGCAGCAAAATAATTCCTTATATTTAACAATAATCTAAAAAGAATGAGAAAGAACTTTCTGTAAAGCCATTCACAATCCCACATTAAAGTGATAAAATATGCAAAATTTAGCACAAtgtaatgtttgtttttctcactcattttataatatttatatgtattatagTGTCTATCTATCTACAGGGTTGGGgagcatgggcgtagattacgcgggggacgtgtccccctcacttttaataaaatgtattttcgtcccccgcacttttactgggtctcaccgatcctagtcgacccgctccgagcgggatccgaaccggcgttacctgcgcgggggcggacaagttaacagggacgctaaaaacagctctctctaatctcggttgatagcgcgcttattgaggtcacgggcaagtgtatttacatagaaaccaatgtgaatacatcaagatttaaattcagagacaaaaaataatctatgcatgacctgttattttattcgcatctaaatatgaggagggcgctctcacagaaagtcaaaagcggattcgtaatatccagtcacgctggagctgcagctgaaggaaaacaatcgttatgagttatgaaacgtgacgacgacaatcagacgattgcgacaatatatgctttatgtgtgtttttcaagtcatctcaaggctatttattgacaataaagtataggctatcatatgaataatgcagcttttaatgtttagtatcttctgctcaccaaggctgcatttatgtaatcaaaaatagttcaaacagtaatattttgaaatattattacaaattaaaaccgcttttttccctatgtaaatatatagtaatttattcctgtgatcaaagctgaatttatcatcattactccagtcttcagtgtcacatgatccttcactaatcactctcatatgatgattttataatcaagaaacatttatgattattatcagtgttgaaaacagttgtgctgcttaaaaatgttgtggaaaccatgatagcctacatgttatttttcagtattctttaatgaatagaaagttcaatggacagcatttatttgcattcattaaataaattattatcttttgtaatattaaaaatatcacttgtgatcaatttaatgcatgtctgatcaacaaaagtattaatttctctctttttttaattttaccacaaatgtttagatgatttccacaaaaaataagcagcaccatgagcagcacaactgataataatcataaatgtgtgttgatcatcagatcctcatctgagaatgatcagtgaaggatcatgggactctgaagactggagtaatgatgataaactcagctttgatcacaggaataaattaaacttttctatatcttcacatagagaacagcatgGTTCACATTAgaatatatctatatttttttacattgcacaaaatctatggagtcttaatgcacaagtgtttgtagtatataaaccaatcataaaattggcacaaaaaataggagaataatattatagatattaattagtggttattgttcagcagtgtatttgatatcttgcccaattaaaagcaagagatgcaataaattatattggtccaaaaaaaaaaattctgtccccctcacttctgaaaagatggctacgcccctgttGGGGAGCAACGAAATGCATGTAACTTAGTTACATATAATACAACATTTGAGCTACTGTATTTGATTacagttacattttaaatggaTGGTAATCAAATTACAGTTACATCCCTATTTTAGATTATCAAAGTGAAACGGCTATTGGTGATTCTCAGATTCTGACACTGCAAAAGCATCCTAAGAGACATTTCTGCTCACATGTTTCATACCTCTTGCGGAATATGCggaatttaataattttaacaaaatgagTGGGATCATAAAAATGGCTTGTTACTTTTCTTTAAGACTGTCCTGAATAAGCTATTTCATAACATAACATGTTTACATATACTTACAAAACAAGATTACAAAATTTATACAAATTGCCACATGTACATACCCTTGAATCTGAAATGTCTTGTCATTACctgttaatgttaaaaaagtaaaaagtcgcaattaccttttttatatttagtggtGAAAACAAACGTCCATATACCCAATGCATCAAAGCAGGGggtgaaaacttttgaacaggatgaTGTGGAATATTTTTCGTTTGTTttatctgtctctctgtctgtctatatctcgTATACATTGCTGTAATTTatcataaaatgttcaagtaTGAGATTGAGAGGTAtgagatttatttattgctCGATAGATGATGCTAGGCTACTTTGTATTTATAATATGGAAAATAGTGTATAGTAGATTGTGTATTGTattatatgtataaatatatttaaaacatagAAAAATAATGATATAGCCTATTCATTTCAGTTTTATGTGTGCATACTGTTGTTGTGCGCGTCTTTGGCCGTTAGTATTTGCGGTCCATCATATGTTCAGTAACAGAGCGGCTGTCAGTGTGTCTCTGTGCTGTGGGATGCGATGGGATGGGCCGGGCTGCTGCAGTCGCGCTCACTCTGATGAGAGACTGACCGAGCGCGAGCGGCTCATCCTCACACTGGCCGTGTCATGCCACGCGAGGACAGAAAGAATGATCTGATCTCCTCATCCACGACCTTTGCGGACGACAACATATATTAGAGAAGCCATAATTAATCGCACTGAGGTAGGCTACGtacattttcttttattggaCGGAAAGACTTAATTGttctttaatttttattgaagtgAATGAAAAAGTTCCTTTCACAGTTCAAAAAAACGAGCTCCGGCTCTTCCTGTGTTAGAATGGTTTGGTCTGTTAAACTGTCAAACAAGATACTACCCGTGTCAGCCTCAGGGCCTTAATTCTCTGCtgtccctatatatatatatatatatatatatatatatatatatatatatatatatatatatatatatatatatatatatatatatatatatatatatatatatatatatcttaagtTAGTTTGTGAATGTGTGTCTAAATGCAATCACTGTCTATTTCTGTACGTCATATATCCAAAAAtaaggtttttgttttgtttttgacgCTGAACTGTATTGTCCATTTGCCATCATCTGGCATCACAGCTTCGTGGACCAGCACTATAGCTAGCCTTCCATGGaagctgctattttccattTGATCATAACTTTGACGTGGGTCAGACTATCAAATTTTTAAGTGTAGGCTATATAGAACGCCCCAAAGGCCCGCGATGTGTCTGTGCGAAGTTTTGGCTGAACTTTTTGCGGGTTCTGAGCGATCTATGTCGGTAACCGGTGGTCTCCGCGGATTTGCCTAAACGATGACACAGTAGGCTAGTATCAATAAATAGTTAAATTGACTTTTTGTATCGCGTGTGCTTTTATGTTGCTTGCCTTGCCCCCTTCCCAACGAGCACTTTGAAAGGTTCCTACCAGTAGTGCTGTCGTGCATACATGTATTTTGTATCGGCGGCGAGGAGTGTCGATCGGCCCTGACTGAAACTCCACGGTCGGTAGGCTACGCTACTGATTAATTCTCGAAATTCTGTCCTTCATACGAGGATCTGATGACAGAGGTCTTTTTAAGCCAAAGGGCAGGGGGAACTGAAAAAAAGATTGgaacatttaattatttcagaacAGCTGATTGCAATTACTGGAACAAATGCATACTGTCACTCACTCAGTTGACAGTGGTGAAACCCCATTTAAGCACATGACAGTTGGTAGGACAAACCAAGCAGGCTGAAGTGTGAggcaaatgtatttacattggTTTGCAACCATGATTGCGTGCAAACAAACTACTGGTGTCTTTAAGAAGAAGTGCATTTATTGCAACTGATGGCATGTTAGATTTGTGCAGTGAGCTACTGCAGGGGCTCTTTTGTTCTCTCGTGATGGTGCTGCATTCACTGCTAATGAAGGACttcaacagaatttgatttgtTGATCTGTCGTCAGGGAGACAGACCTCTACCAGTTTCAAGATGATGACAAATCCCTGTAATTATAACATGGAGTAACATATAATGGAGTGCAGTAATAACTTCTCACTTTATTATTAGAATTTtgttaatatgattatttatacaaaatatattaaaaaaaatttaagtttAATGTTACATGCAAATTCCACTCAACCCCTCTAAGCGTCTGTCCTTTACCAAATAACGTCTGTCCGGAAACAAATCTTACATATGTCTGCATGTGGTTTCTATAATGCTTCACAAGTGGTTTGTAGTTGTATTCAACTGCATGTCTGCGTTGTAGATGGAGATGTCAGGGCACACAGTGAAGAGGAAACGGTGGGGAGGGCTGATCAGGCAGCAGTGGAAGCTTCTGGGTCTGTTTGAGATCGACCAGCAGCATGAGTTCTACAGTCTCACCTGCATGATGAAGGAAGGGCTGTTTGCCGCTGTGCAAAACACCATTGACAACCCTTTACCTGTGAGTATTCCCATGTTTATCAACCTACACCCCGTCCAGTCCCTGTTGAATATCACTCTTTCCATCTTTAGGGATTACAGAGGGGGAAATGCAGTCAGAGTTTGAATTTTTGACCAGTTTGTGGACTCTTCAGAGTCCATAAAGAAGATATGTAAAACATATacaatttttttcaatttaaagttttatttcTGCCTATTTACAAAGCAATTTCAAGTTTTTAAATAGTGGAAGACACATTCATTTGGAGgcattttagatttttttatttttatttttatttattttttgttatttattaataattaaataatcattGTGAATCCTGAAATCACAACCAAAATACAGTCACATGGAAATAAACAGTTCAGTGTTGAAGTGCATGTCGAAATAAAAGGTGCGAGAGACAAAAGCTTGGCATGATCAAACACCTCCAAGGAGATAGACATGTTCCATTTGGCATTAATTAGTATGCGGGCAATCTCCGTAGAGAGGACTACATTTAGCGTGTCCTTTCCATGGAAACCTTGTGTTTGTGGTGCTTAGGTGACACCATATTACAATGTTTTTGATTGATTAGAGCTGATTTATCCTGGTAATTCACTCACGAGTATCAGAGCAGGGGGTGTGGAAGAGTAACCAAGTGTTTCCGTAACAAACACCATTGTACTGCACGCATCAGGGAGGAGGGACAGAATTCAAACAATGCAATGCTTCTCAAGTGTGCATGAGGCTACAGTATCACGAGAGCTGAGGGCAGAAGTTTTAAAGCTTCAGTGACTCCTTGTAAACCATGGATAAGAGACAATGTAGAATGCAGATTGTGGCTTAAGTAaacaataatttataataagtattagggatgccacaattctaaatataatattgaaccgttcggcaTTCacagttttgcatttaattaattatttctatttctctctgttttaaatatttttctcagtttatttcggctctgtttgagtgtgcctgtgagtctgcATGCTGAtgtgagcaaatatccaatcatattcACTAAAGTTAGGGGTGTTTAGATGCGTTttaaacatagactgtaaaaaaaatatggacgtagtgtccgtggcATCAACCAAAgcattccgataagccgttctgaagcataagccgttgccatcttgccaaCATGTCATCTCGCGTCACGCCcgaataacagaaaatgggcaaagaggcaggaCATGGGCAAAGcgtaggtgacgcaatgactaatagacagcggataaatggctatccgaTTTAGTAACCACtgccttaattatgcagaaaaggcttcatataatgtaaacgaatgatttataattttttttaccccCCTCACAGTTATCATGAAGGGCACAATTAggtgtatagaccaaaaccacaatttgtaccaggctgttatcatgtttttttttttttttgctgtaaagttgggagttttaaagggggggtgaaatgctgtttcatgcatactgagctttttacactgttaaaggcttggattcccatcctaaacatagacaaagtttcaaaaactaatgttggacgtttgatggagtatttctgtgttaaaaatactccttccggtttctcacaagtttcagagagtttttttcgagtatgggtctacttgacgttaataagagcggaaggtccttgtatgggccgtacgggctcttctcccggtagggtgcgcgcgtgtgactagagcgagagagaggaaatgcacgccgtaaacagtctctcagatgccgatccagtcgtccgtgaacacttatgacgcgccgcgctccactttattcctatgggtgacgtcgagcgacttcaacgcttcagcacagcattccgggaaggcagcgctgcatttgaaccgatttgaacgcagaaatgacgggaagcttcacaacatcgtttcagtcgcgtctcaaaatggatttacacgccaatgctgtcaggactttaccaaatcataccaaagaagtgtgtttttgacagagcagtcccagcgataaaggttcggtcctgctttggaa from Pseudorasbora parva isolate DD20220531a chromosome 3, ASM2467924v1, whole genome shotgun sequence carries:
- the dpm2 gene encoding dolichol phosphate-mannose biosynthesis regulatory protein, with protein sequence MATGADQAVGFGLVGFSLLLFTYYTIWVIVLPFVDSDHVIHSYFLPREYSVILPGVAALILLLFVGTFIGIVTWKNRKPKKLD